A region from the Candidatus Tenderia electrophaga genome encodes:
- a CDS encoding Z-ring-associated protein ZapA, which translates to MANEPKPVVLTILGKEYRVACPPEEREALLQSAAYLDEKMCEIRDRGRTTGSDNIAVMAALNITHELMQKQGQGDKIDNTLSARVKNLQSKIEAALSSARQIEI; encoded by the coding sequence ATGGCCAATGAGCCCAAGCCGGTGGTGCTCACTATCCTGGGCAAGGAATATCGCGTCGCCTGCCCGCCGGAGGAACGCGAGGCCCTGCTGCAAAGCGCTGCCTATCTGGACGAGAAAATGTGCGAGATCCGCGACCGCGGCCGCACCACCGGCAGCGACAACATCGCCGTCATGGCGGCCCTCAATATCACCCACGAACTGATGCAGAAACAGGGCCAGGGCGACAAGATCGATAACACCCTCAGCGCCCGGGTAAAGAACCTACAAAGCAAGATCGAGGCGGCGCTCTCCAGCGCGCGCCAGATCGAGATCTAA
- a CDS encoding Xaa-Pro aminopeptidase, translating to MRAGEFSKRRQRLLAMLDADSIAILPAAPARTRSRDVEHPYRPDSDFYYLSGFPEPEAIAVLVPGRRQGQFILFCRERDPEMETWNGRRAGLAGAVERYGADDAFPIADVDDILPGLMENKERVYYSMGTHPELDQRMIEWLNRVRQKARAGIHAPGEFISLDHLLHEMRLIKSAAEIQAMKKAAKVSAAAHCRAMQACRPGMMEYQLEAELLHHFMVNGCRHPAYPAIVGGGENGCILHYTENESELNDGDLLLIDAGGEYDNYAADITRTFPVNGTFTAAQKALYEVVLKAQYAAIEQVQPGKHWNAPHLAAVKALTKGLIKLGILKGTPAKLVKEEAYRRFYMHRTGHWLGMDVHDVGDYKVDGQWRELEPGMVLTVEPGLYIPAGSKGVAKKWWGMGIRIEDDVRVTRTGHEVLSSGVPKEVDAIEALMAGETQRRRRPVA from the coding sequence ATGCGCGCCGGTGAGTTCAGTAAACGCCGCCAGCGCCTGCTGGCCATGCTCGACGCGGACAGCATCGCCATTCTGCCCGCCGCGCCGGCGCGCACCCGCAGTCGTGATGTGGAACACCCGTATCGTCCCGACAGCGACTTCTATTATCTCAGCGGTTTCCCCGAGCCCGAGGCGATTGCGGTGCTGGTGCCCGGCCGCCGCCAGGGTCAGTTCATTCTGTTCTGCCGTGAACGCGATCCCGAGATGGAGACCTGGAACGGCCGCCGCGCCGGGCTGGCCGGGGCGGTGGAGCGCTACGGTGCCGACGACGCCTTTCCCATTGCCGACGTGGACGACATCCTGCCGGGCTTGATGGAGAATAAAGAACGGGTCTATTACTCCATGGGCACGCACCCCGAGTTGGATCAACGCATGATTGAATGGCTCAACCGGGTGCGCCAGAAGGCCCGCGCCGGCATCCACGCGCCGGGCGAGTTCATCTCCCTGGATCACCTGCTGCACGAAATGCGCCTGATCAAGAGTGCGGCCGAGATCCAGGCCATGAAAAAGGCGGCCAAGGTCTCCGCCGCCGCCCACTGCCGCGCTATGCAGGCATGCAGGCCGGGCATGATGGAGTACCAGCTCGAGGCCGAGCTGTTGCATCACTTCATGGTCAACGGCTGTCGCCACCCCGCCTATCCCGCCATCGTCGGCGGCGGTGAGAACGGCTGCATCCTGCATTACACCGAAAATGAATCCGAACTCAATGACGGTGACCTGCTGCTCATCGACGCCGGCGGCGAATACGACAACTACGCCGCCGACATCACCCGCACCTTCCCGGTCAACGGCACATTCACGGCGGCGCAAAAGGCCCTCTACGAAGTCGTGCTCAAGGCGCAATACGCCGCCATTGAACAAGTGCAACCGGGCAAGCACTGGAACGCACCGCACCTGGCGGCGGTGAAGGCCCTGACCAAAGGGCTGATCAAGCTCGGCATCCTCAAGGGCACGCCGGCCAAGCTGGTCAAGGAAGAGGCCTACCGCCGCTTCTACATGCACCGCACCGGCCACTGGCTGGGTATGGATGTGCACGACGTGGGCGACTACAAGGTGGACGGCCAATGGCGCGAACTGGAGCCGGGCATGGTGCTGACCGTCGAACCCGGCCTGTATATTCCCGCCGGCAGCAAAGGGGTGGCGAAAAAATGGTGGGGCATGGGTATCCGCATCGAAGACGATGTGCGCGTGACCCGCACCGGCCATGAGGTGCTGAGCTCGGGCGTTCCGAAAGAGGTGGACGCGATCGAGGCGTTGATGGCCGGTGAAACGCAGCGCCGCAGGCGACCGGTTGCATGA
- a CDS encoding 2-octaprenyl-6-methoxyphenyl hydroxylase, which translates to MSTDYDILVVGGGMVGATMAYALSPLPLRIGVIEAVPFKSDSQPSYDDRAIALAYGSAKIIATMGLWDRLADRVSPIKQIHVSDRGHFGVTRLDSAAEKVEALGYVVENRVVGAVLAQALPKLENVELICPATVTHVDLMADGAHVSIHGEDGARQLSARLVIAADGGNSVVRQLLQIPTRSWDYGQTAVIANITPARHHQGVAYERFTDSGPVALLPNAGADDPKRCSLVWTVRSGDAERLLNLSAADFLAELQQRFGYRLGELEKLGRRHAYPLKLLRAKQQVRPRLALIGNAAHTLHPIAGQGFNLGLRDVAVLADVLADVLAEACGKGEDVGAAAVMQRYADWRRWDHRKVIGFTDTLARLFSNPLAPVALARNIGLCAVDIVPPLKRALTRQTLGLAGKLPRLALGLPLQKNE; encoded by the coding sequence ATGAGCACGGATTACGACATCCTCGTCGTCGGCGGCGGCATGGTGGGTGCCACCATGGCCTATGCCCTGAGTCCCCTGCCGCTGCGCATCGGTGTCATCGAGGCGGTGCCGTTCAAATCGGACAGCCAGCCCAGTTACGACGACCGCGCCATCGCCCTGGCCTACGGCTCGGCCAAAATTATCGCGACCATGGGGCTGTGGGACAGGCTCGCCGACAGGGTCAGCCCCATCAAACAGATTCACGTCTCCGACCGCGGCCACTTCGGCGTGACGCGCCTCGACAGCGCGGCGGAGAAGGTGGAGGCGCTGGGCTATGTGGTGGAGAACCGTGTCGTCGGCGCCGTGTTGGCGCAGGCGCTGCCCAAGCTCGAGAATGTCGAGCTGATCTGCCCGGCCACCGTGACCCATGTGGATCTCATGGCGGACGGCGCGCATGTGAGCATCCACGGCGAGGACGGCGCACGGCAACTCAGCGCCAGACTGGTGATCGCCGCCGACGGCGGCAATTCGGTGGTGCGACAATTATTGCAGATTCCAACCCGCAGCTGGGACTACGGCCAGACCGCCGTCATCGCCAACATCACCCCGGCGCGCCATCATCAGGGCGTGGCCTATGAACGCTTTACCGACAGCGGCCCGGTGGCCCTGTTGCCCAATGCCGGCGCCGACGATCCCAAGCGTTGCAGTCTGGTGTGGACCGTGCGCAGCGGCGACGCAGAGCGCCTTCTGAATCTAAGCGCCGCTGACTTTCTCGCCGAGCTGCAGCAGCGTTTCGGTTACCGCCTCGGTGAACTGGAAAAGCTCGGCCGGCGCCATGCCTACCCTCTCAAACTGCTGCGCGCCAAACAGCAGGTGCGGCCGCGCCTGGCCTTGATCGGCAATGCCGCCCACACCCTGCACCCCATCGCCGGGCAGGGCTTCAATCTGGGACTGCGCGACGTTGCCGTGCTGGCCGACGTGCTGGCCGACGTGCTGGCTGAGGCCTGCGGCAAAGGCGAGGATGTGGGCGCGGCTGCCGTGATGCAGCGCTACGCCGACTGGCGCCGCTGGGATCATCGCAAGGTGATCGGCTTCACCGACACCCTGGCGCGCTTGTTCAGCAATCCCCTGGCGCCGGTGGCGCTGGCGCGCAACATCGGACTGTGCGCCGTGGATATCGTGCCGCCGCTGAAGCGCGCGCTGACGCGTCAGACCCTGGGGCTGGCGGGTAAGCTGCCACGCTTGGCGCTCGGTTTGCCGTTACAGAAAAACGAGTAA
- a CDS encoding globin, giving the protein MAENPTLFAALGGLPTLQRVHKTFYDKVYAHPWLGRFFEGHNQASIEARQTQFMAEKMGGDTPYSGKDMRMAHRQMYITPELFELRHQLLRQAIQEAGVPHDLARRWLKIDAAFYRHIVKGSIESFYAYTWTYETRLIVPKPR; this is encoded by the coding sequence ATGGCGGAGAACCCGACTCTATTCGCGGCCCTGGGCGGCTTGCCGACCCTGCAGCGGGTGCATAAGACCTTCTACGACAAGGTCTATGCACACCCCTGGCTGGGTCGGTTTTTTGAGGGCCATAATCAAGCCTCGATCGAGGCGCGTCAGACCCAGTTCATGGCTGAAAAGATGGGCGGCGACACACCCTATTCCGGCAAGGACATGCGCATGGCCCACCGCCAGATGTATATCACCCCGGAACTATTCGAGCTGCGCCACCAGCTGTTGCGCCAAGCGATCCAAGAGGCAGGCGTGCCGCATGACCTGGCGCGGCGCTGGCTTAAGATCGATGCCGCCTTTTATCGCCACATCGTCAAGGGCTCCATCGAATCCTTCTACGCCTATACCTGGACGTATGAAACGCGGCTGATCGTGCCCAAGCCGCGTTAG
- a CDS encoding two-component system response regulator, with translation MQHNILIIEDNPEIADLVRLHLKDIHCQADIATDGGSGLQRFRDKDYDLVILDLMLPVMDGLAVCKQLRLDDPRVPIIMLTSKSSELDRVLGLEIGADDYLTKPFSLPELLARVKAQLRRLDAFHSVAPQGRLQCGELVIEPDKHRVTLAGKTIELTAKEFDLLLHFAARPGRVYNRAELLDQVWGYSYAGYEHTVNSHINRLRGKIEADPAKPRYIMTVWGVGYKFNEHQA, from the coding sequence ATGCAACACAACATCCTGATCATCGAAGACAATCCGGAAATCGCCGATCTGGTGCGGCTGCACCTGAAGGACATTCACTGTCAGGCCGACATCGCCACTGACGGCGGCAGCGGCCTGCAACGCTTTCGCGACAAAGACTACGACCTGGTCATCCTCGATCTCATGCTGCCGGTAATGGATGGCCTGGCGGTATGCAAACAGCTGCGCCTGGACGACCCGCGGGTGCCGATCATCATGCTCACGTCCAAATCATCGGAACTGGACCGGGTACTGGGGCTGGAGATCGGCGCCGACGACTACCTCACCAAACCGTTCAGCCTCCCGGAACTGCTGGCGCGGGTAAAGGCCCAACTGCGCCGCCTGGACGCCTTCCACAGCGTCGCGCCGCAGGGCCGGTTACAGTGCGGCGAGCTGGTGATCGAGCCCGACAAGCATCGCGTCACCCTGGCGGGCAAGACCATCGAGCTAACCGCCAAGGAATTTGATCTGCTGCTGCACTTTGCCGCGCGTCCCGGCCGCGTCTACAACCGTGCCGAACTGCTGGACCAGGTCTGGGGCTATAGTTACGCGGGCTATGAACACACGGTCAACTCCCACATCAACCGCCTGCGAGGCAAGATCGAGGCCGATCCGGCCAAGCCGCGCTACATCATGACGGTGTGGGGCGTAGGCTATAAATTCAATGAGCACCAGGCCTGA